In Bacteroidota bacterium, a single genomic region encodes these proteins:
- the rffA gene encoding dTDP-4-amino-4,6-dideoxygalactose transaminase — translation MITFNKPFFVGTELENIKEAVSSMKISGNGAYTQKCHRFFEDKYGFQKVLLTTSCTAALEMAALLMDIKEGDEIIVPSFTFVSTANAFVLRGANIVFADSSSRNPNIDVSRLETLITPKTRAIVVVHYAGVACDMEALVELAHKYKLYLVEDAAHAIHAFYKDKPLGSFGHFAAFSFHETKNISSGEGGMLVINDTKFFDRAEIIWEKGTNRAAFFRGEIAKYNWMDIGSSYLPSDITAAILYAQLQQIESIQSKRIALWNEYASLMQPLIDSNRMNNCFIPDFAHHNAHLFYLLCKSAEERGQLLLHLNGNEIQALGHYLPLHLAPFQRNTVIPQSLNECIRYSNCLVRFPMYFELSIQQVRQIVASVKEFYNFEKTLNT, via the coding sequence ATGATAACTTTTAACAAGCCTTTTTTTGTTGGGACAGAACTGGAAAATATAAAGGAGGCAGTTTCATCCATGAAAATTTCCGGGAATGGAGCATATACTCAAAAATGCCATCGTTTTTTTGAGGATAAATACGGCTTTCAGAAAGTGCTTCTCACTACTTCCTGCACTGCAGCGCTCGAAATGGCAGCTTTGCTTATGGATATTAAAGAAGGGGATGAGATTATTGTTCCTTCATTTACATTTGTTTCTACTGCAAATGCATTTGTGTTGCGCGGGGCTAATATTGTATTTGCAGACAGCTCATCAAGAAATCCCAATATCGATGTTAGTCGACTCGAGACTTTAATTACACCAAAAACAAGAGCAATTGTTGTTGTGCATTATGCCGGTGTTGCATGCGATATGGAAGCGCTAGTTGAGCTTGCGCATAAGTACAAACTTTATTTGGTGGAGGATGCAGCGCATGCAATACATGCTTTTTATAAGGACAAGCCCTTGGGAAGCTTTGGTCATTTTGCGGCATTTTCATTTCATGAAACAAAAAATATTAGTTCCGGAGAAGGTGGAATGTTGGTTATAAATGACACCAAGTTTTTCGACCGTGCTGAAATAATATGGGAAAAGGGAACAAATCGTGCAGCTTTTTTTCGCGGAGAAATAGCTAAATACAACTGGATGGATATTGGTTCATCTTATTTACCGTCTGATATTACCGCTGCAATTCTTTACGCGCAACTTCAACAAATTGAAAGTATTCAGAGCAAAAGAATCGCTTTGTGGAATGAGTATGCCAGCTTAATGCAGCCATTGATAGATAGCAATAGGATGAATAACTGCTTTATTCCCGATTTTGCACACCATAATGCACATTTGTTTTATTTGTTATGCAAGAGTGCCGAGGAGAGAGGGCAGTTGCTGTTGCATTTGAATGGTAATGAAATTCAGGCCCTTGGGCATTATTTGCCTTTGCATTTAGCACCCTTTCAGCGAAATACGGTTATTCCCCAAAGTTTAAATGAATGCATCCGCTACAGTAATTGTCTGGTTCGTTTTCCGATGTATTTTGAATTAAGCATCCAGCAAGTGCGTCAAATAGTAGCAAGCGTTAAAGAATTTTATAATTTTGAAAAAACATTAAATACGTGA